Proteins from one Leptospira wolffii serovar Khorat str. Khorat-H2 genomic window:
- a CDS encoding histone deacetylase — MRQQLERLALVYHPEYNMDLGPHVFPARKYAMIYNQVKEDPKLSSLPALQPAPVGTEELSLVHTPEFLSDFMNLRYTDRTMYSELPLNQAIVRSFCLGVGGTVLATEATENYKYVYHIGGGFHHSMPDRAEGFCYLNDAAVATKLYLQKHPGKKVLYVDLDLHQGNGNARIFQGDESVWTFSMHQEDLYPKKEKSSLDVPLENGTGDKKYLAALEQGLESIREKFKPDLIYYFAGADPFEDDSLGDLKLTFEGLKLRDKTVKAFADSLDIPVVILPAGGYARNFHDTVRIHFNTIRVFASLV, encoded by the coding sequence TTGCGACAACAGTTAGAACGGCTCGCACTAGTTTATCATCCGGAATACAATATGGACTTAGGGCCGCACGTATTCCCAGCAAGAAAATACGCGATGATCTACAATCAAGTCAAGGAAGATCCGAAACTTTCTTCCTTGCCGGCCCTCCAACCGGCTCCGGTCGGGACGGAGGAGTTGAGCCTGGTCCACACCCCCGAATTTCTCTCCGACTTTATGAATTTGCGATACACCGATCGCACTATGTATTCCGAACTTCCCTTGAACCAGGCCATTGTGAGAAGTTTTTGCCTGGGGGTGGGAGGAACCGTCCTCGCGACGGAAGCTACCGAAAATTATAAATACGTATATCATATCGGCGGCGGATTTCATCACAGTATGCCGGACCGCGCGGAAGGGTTCTGCTATCTGAACGATGCCGCAGTGGCCACGAAACTTTATCTGCAAAAGCATCCGGGAAAAAAGGTCTTGTACGTGGATTTGGATCTCCATCAGGGAAATGGAAACGCGAGAATTTTCCAAGGAGACGAGTCCGTTTGGACTTTTTCCATGCACCAGGAGGATTTATATCCCAAGAAAGAGAAGTCCAGTCTGGACGTGCCTCTAGAAAACGGAACCGGTGATAAGAAATATTTAGCCGCCTTGGAACAGGGACTGGAATCGATTCGGGAAAAATTCAAGCCGGATCTAATCTACTATTTTGCCGGGGCGGATCCCTTCGAAGACGATTCGCTAGGCGACTTAAAACTTACCTTCGAAGGACTGAAATTAAGGGATAAAACCGTGAAGGCCTTCGCGGATTCTCTGGATATTCCCGTAGTGATTCTTCCTGCGGGTGGATATGCGAGGAATTTCCACGATACTGTTCGGATTCATTTCAATACTATTCGGGTGTTCGCCTCTTTAGTTTAG
- the pyk gene encoding pyruvate kinase, with product MFSPEKKTKIVCTIGPSSSDEITITALLRAGMDIARMNFSHGTHEDHKRVFEKLRKCESDSGVPLGIMADLQGPKIRTGKLRVPQIDLEKGKKIRLLGDTEYLGDSDAIGTTYPAMIDDLRSGDKLLVDDGKLVLEVESKTGKEAVLKVIIGGILKSNKGINLPGTPISAPALSEKDLSDLKFALNLGVDYVALSFVRRASDLELAREIMRGTQTGLIAKIERPEAIRNIDEIIDAADGIMIARGDLGVELETERVPVLQKELIYKANRAGKPVITATQMLESMVENPRPTRAEASDVANAVMDGTDAVMLSGESASGKYPVESAEMMAKILRETENLDRIYEIHWNLKKTELEVERAALGSAAREIAHDINAKAIVNFTRSGYSALITSEMRPKVPILSFTPYLATARKMKLYRGVQPYVMPFMETFFDMIRYMETKLPEDGMLTPGDIVVILSGAPGGQAKSVDFLQIYKIK from the coding sequence ATGTTTAGCCCGGAAAAGAAAACGAAAATCGTCTGCACGATCGGCCCCTCTTCCTCTGATGAAATTACTATAACGGCGCTTTTACGGGCGGGAATGGACATCGCGAGGATGAACTTTTCCCACGGAACCCACGAAGACCACAAAAGAGTTTTCGAAAAACTTCGAAAATGCGAATCCGATTCCGGAGTTCCCTTGGGAATCATGGCGGATCTCCAAGGTCCGAAAATCAGAACCGGCAAACTCCGGGTTCCCCAGATAGATCTGGAAAAGGGAAAAAAGATCCGACTCTTGGGCGATACCGAATATCTGGGAGATTCCGATGCGATCGGAACCACTTATCCCGCGATGATCGATGATCTTCGTTCCGGAGACAAACTGTTGGTCGACGACGGTAAACTCGTTTTGGAAGTGGAATCCAAAACGGGAAAAGAAGCCGTTCTGAAAGTTATAATCGGAGGCATATTAAAAAGCAACAAAGGAATCAATTTGCCGGGAACTCCCATCTCCGCCCCAGCACTTTCCGAGAAAGATCTGTCGGATCTGAAGTTTGCGCTCAATTTAGGAGTGGATTACGTCGCATTGAGCTTCGTAAGAAGAGCCTCCGACCTGGAACTGGCTCGAGAAATCATGAGAGGGACCCAAACCGGTCTGATCGCCAAGATAGAGAGACCCGAAGCCATTCGTAATATCGACGAAATCATAGACGCGGCCGACGGAATCATGATCGCAAGAGGTGACCTGGGCGTGGAATTGGAAACGGAAAGAGTTCCGGTTCTTCAAAAAGAATTAATATATAAGGCCAATAGAGCCGGTAAACCCGTGATTACAGCCACACAGATGCTGGAATCCATGGTGGAAAATCCGAGACCCACTCGAGCCGAAGCGAGCGATGTCGCAAACGCCGTTATGGACGGGACCGACGCGGTCATGCTTTCCGGAGAATCCGCCAGCGGAAAATATCCTGTGGAATCCGCCGAGATGATGGCAAAGATTTTGAGAGAAACGGAAAATCTGGACAGAATCTACGAGATTCATTGGAATCTGAAAAAAACCGAACTAGAAGTGGAAAGAGCGGCTTTAGGATCCGCGGCAAGGGAAATCGCTCACGATATAAACGCTAAAGCCATCGTCAATTTTACGCGGAGCGGATACTCTGCTTTGATCACTTCCGAGATGCGCCCCAAGGTTCCGATCCTATCTTTCACACCTTACTTGGCGACGGCCCGTAAGATGAAATTATACCGAGGGGTGCAGCCCTACGTAATGCCTTTTATGGAAACCTTCTTCGACATGATCCGTTATATGGAAACCAAACTTCCGGAAGACGGGATGCTGACTCCGGGAGATATAGTCGTGATTCTCTCCGGTGCTCCCGGTGGGCAGGCAAAATCCGTGGACTTTTTACAGATTTATAAGATTAAATAA